In the Leptotrichia sp. oral taxon 847 genome, one interval contains:
- a CDS encoding tetratricopeptide repeat protein: protein MNLWKIRNLYMKYLPILLLIATLNIAIKKCSLPEAEVKNNERSSDYKKYIELSNLGDGEIKKKNYKKALEYYERARDYDSNMADVSIANIYYKFIDKEEGEIRYRKAYNNGIFEVAYTLGNIAYRKGNFNLAKEWYLKGSEKGNEKSSIELAKLLISENNEIEAKRFLLKVENGNEAEGFYYLMTIYYKEGNKEKIYELKNKMLEKKEMNQISDEMMLKIGLMLGDKRQNRLFESINNADSLIRIKKYEEAKREYEKSLEYGFEGNYFLGNMYGELNKETEALKYYKIACEKGEIGIAAYKIGNIYEANNNFIEAKKWYQIGIDLGDSQSLVSLGTLEMKEGNDKEAKELFLKGTNKKNAEAILGMIAYYQKNNDVQKAKEMKEKIITEKGLYYNDSDIQYAALLAILPYN, encoded by the coding sequence ATGAATTTATGGAAAATAAGGAACCTTTATATGAAATATTTACCAATACTTTTGCTTATAGCAACATTAAATATAGCTATAAAAAAATGTTCTTTACCCGAAGCAGAAGTAAAGAATAATGAAAGAAGCAGTGATTACAAAAAATATATTGAATTGTCAAATTTGGGAGATGGGGAAATAAAGAAAAAGAATTATAAAAAAGCACTAGAGTATTATGAAAGAGCTAGAGATTATGATAGTAATATGGCAGATGTAAGCATAGCAAATATATATTATAAATTTATAGATAAAGAAGAAGGTGAGATACGATACAGGAAAGCATACAATAATGGAATTTTTGAAGTTGCTTATACATTAGGGAATATAGCTTATAGAAAAGGAAACTTTAATTTGGCGAAAGAATGGTATTTAAAAGGAAGTGAAAAAGGGAATGAAAAATCAAGTATAGAACTAGCAAAATTATTAATAAGTGAAAATAATGAAATAGAAGCTAAAAGATTTTTATTGAAAGTTGAAAATGGAAACGAAGCTGAAGGATTTTATTATTTAATGACCATTTATTATAAAGAAGGTAATAAAGAAAAAATTTATGAATTGAAAAACAAAATGCTTGAAAAAAAAGAAATGAATCAAATATCTGATGAAATGATGCTTAAAATAGGTTTGATGTTAGGAGACAAAAGACAAAATAGGTTATTTGAATCAATTAATAATGCGGATAGTTTAATAAGAATAAAAAAATATGAAGAAGCTAAAAGAGAGTATGAAAAAAGTTTAGAATATGGTTTTGAAGGGAATTATTTTTTAGGTAATATGTATGGTGAGTTAAATAAAGAGACAGAAGCATTAAAATATTATAAAATAGCTTGTGAAAAAGGGGAAATAGGAATTGCGGCATACAAAATAGGCAATATTTATGAAGCAAATAATAATTTTATAGAAGCTAAAAAATGGTATCAAATAGGGATTGATTTAGGTGATTCACAATCATTAGTTTCATTAGGAACGTTAGAAATGAAAGAAGGGAATGATAAAGAAGCTAAAGAATTATTTTTAAAAGGCACTAATAAAAAAAATGCGGAAGCTATACTTGGGATGATAGCATATTATCAAAAAAATAATGATGTTCAAAAAGCTAAAGAAATGAAAGAAAAAATAATAACAGAGAAAGGGTTATATTATAATGATTCAGATATACAGTATGCAGCATTACTAGCCATTTTACCTTATAATTAA
- a CDS encoding FAD-dependent oxidoreductase: MKKYDAIIIGFGKGGKTLAGFLAGKGQNVALIEKSDKMYGGTCINIGCIPTKKLVDSTKVLKNKGLSGIEEKERFYAESINNKNTLIGALRGKNYEMLATKENIDIYDGFGSFASKNVVNIESNGENVQIEGEKIFINTGSATIIPGIKGLKESNHVYTSTSIMELKELPKKLTILGAGYIGLEFASMYADFGSEVTVIDLAQRLMPREDEEIADRAKAIFEAKGIKFLLESKIEEIIDKNGKGYVQISQGTSKSEIESDAILVAIGRKPNTEGLNLEVAGVKTDEKGAVVVDETLKTTADNIWAMGDVKGGLQFTYISLDDFRIIRDNLYSGGNRTVNDRNVIPYSVFINPPLSRVGMTESEAIAKGYEVKTGRLEAMAIPKAKIEGVTDGLLKAVIDAKTDKILGCTLLCNTSHEMINIVAAAMKAEQKYTFLKDMIFTHPTMSEALNDLFGSVK; encoded by the coding sequence ATGAAAAAATACGATGCAATAATAATTGGATTTGGAAAAGGTGGAAAAACTTTGGCAGGATTTTTGGCTGGGAAAGGGCAGAATGTGGCTTTGATTGAGAAATCGGACAAGATGTATGGGGGGACTTGTATAAATATTGGATGTATTCCTACGAAAAAACTTGTTGATAGTACAAAAGTTCTTAAAAATAAAGGATTAAGCGGTATTGAGGAAAAGGAGAGATTTTATGCGGAAAGTATAAATAATAAAAATACATTGATTGGTGCGTTACGTGGAAAAAATTATGAAATGCTGGCTACAAAGGAAAATATTGATATTTACGATGGATTTGGAAGTTTTGCTTCAAAAAATGTAGTTAATATTGAAAGTAATGGAGAAAATGTTCAGATTGAAGGAGAAAAGATATTTATAAATACAGGTTCAGCTACAATAATTCCTGGTATAAAAGGGCTTAAAGAAAGTAATCACGTTTATACAAGCACTTCAATTATGGAACTAAAGGAACTTCCTAAAAAATTGACTATTCTGGGAGCAGGGTACATTGGATTGGAATTTGCTTCGATGTATGCTGATTTTGGGTCAGAAGTTACGGTTATTGATTTGGCACAAAGACTTATGCCTAGAGAAGATGAAGAAATTGCTGATAGGGCAAAGGCTATATTTGAGGCAAAAGGAATCAAATTTTTACTGGAATCAAAAATTGAGGAAATCATTGATAAAAATGGAAAAGGATATGTGCAAATTTCACAAGGAACAAGCAAGAGCGAAATTGAATCAGACGCAATTCTTGTGGCAATTGGAAGAAAACCTAATACAGAAGGTCTTAATCTGGAAGTGGCAGGAGTAAAAACTGACGAAAAAGGTGCGGTTGTAGTTGATGAAACATTGAAAACAACAGCTGATAACATTTGGGCAATGGGGGATGTGAAAGGCGGACTTCAATTTACATATATTTCTCTTGATGACTTTAGAATAATAAGGGATAATCTTTACAGTGGTGGAAATAGAACAGTAAACGATAGAAATGTAATTCCATACAGCGTATTCATAAATCCACCTTTATCAAGAGTTGGAATGACTGAAAGCGAAGCAATTGCCAAAGGATATGAAGTAAAAACAGGAAGACTTGAAGCAATGGCAATTCCAAAAGCAAAAATAGAAGGTGTAACAGATGGATTACTTAAAGCAGTTATAGACGCAAAAACAGATAAAATATTGGGATGTACTTTACTATGTAACACTTCCCACGAAATGATAAACATTGTTGCTGCGGCCATGAAAGCTGAACAAAAATATACATTCCTGAAAGATATGATATTTACTCATCCGACAATGAGTGAAGCTTTGAATGATTTATTTGGGAGCGTGAAATAA
- a CDS encoding RNA-guided endonuclease TnpB family protein, translating into MKYNLAFKYRIYPNKDQELLINKTFGCVRFVYNTILYTANKIYEETGKNKIITPASLKSENQFLKEVDSLALSNAQLNVKRSFTNFFQKRAKFPRFKSKKNNVKSYTTNCVNNSIRIEENKYLVLPKLKRVKLKYHREIPKNYRIKSVTLTNSNGNYYVSILTEFEKEIQKNPSNDKVIGLDFSMSELFVSSENQRADYPKYFKMLEKKLKKLQKSLSKKVKFSKNWYRQKEKISRLHEYIKNCRRDFLHKLSKKLSETYNAVVVEDLNMKGMSQALNFGKSVGDNGWGMFLRMLEYKLMFLGKQFLKIDKWFPSSKTCSKCGNVKEELKLSERSYKCECCGIEIDRDYNAALNIRDIGKAMLKY; encoded by the coding sequence ATGAAATATAATTTAGCATTCAAATACAGAATTTATCCAAATAAAGATCAAGAATTATTGATAAACAAGACTTTTGGATGTGTTCGTTTTGTTTACAATACAATTTTGTACACTGCGAATAAAATTTATGAAGAAACTGGAAAAAATAAAATAATTACACCTGCCAGTTTGAAAAGTGAAAATCAATTTTTGAAAGAAGTAGATAGTTTGGCACTTTCAAATGCTCAATTAAATGTAAAACGCTCGTTTACGAATTTTTTCCAGAAGAGAGCAAAGTTTCCAAGGTTCAAATCTAAAAAGAATAATGTTAAAAGTTATACGACAAATTGTGTGAACAATTCGATACGAATAGAGGAAAACAAATATTTGGTTTTGCCAAAATTGAAAAGAGTAAAATTGAAATATCATAGAGAAATACCAAAGAATTATAGAATAAAGTCGGTAACACTAACAAACAGTAATGGAAATTACTATGTTTCTATTTTGACGGAATTTGAAAAAGAAATCCAAAAAAATCCAAGTAATGATAAAGTGATTGGACTTGATTTTTCAATGTCTGAATTATTTGTCAGTTCTGAAAACCAAAGAGCTGATTATCCAAAATATTTTAAGATGTTGGAGAAAAAATTGAAAAAATTACAAAAATCATTATCGAAAAAAGTAAAATTTTCTAAAAATTGGTATAGACAAAAAGAAAAAATATCAAGATTGCATGAGTATATCAAAAATTGTCGGAGAGATTTTTTACATAAATTATCAAAAAAATTGTCTGAAACGTATAATGCTGTGGTTGTTGAGGATTTGAATATGAAAGGGATGAGTCAGGCATTAAATTTTGGGAAAAGTGTAGGAGATAATGGATGGGGAATGTTTTTGAGGATGCTTGAGTATAAACTGATGTTTTTAGGGAAACAATTTTTGAAGATAGATAAGTGGTTTCCATCGTCGAAAACTTGTAGTAAATGTGGAAACGTTAAAGAGGAGCTGAAATTATCAGAAAGAAGTTATAAATGTGAGTGCTGTGGAATTGAAATTGACAGAGATTACAATGCGGCATTGAATATAAGAGACATTGGAAAAGCGATGTTGAAATATTAA
- a CDS encoding DUF3290 family protein yields MEFYNFNYLENKKLITDKFFLVIMVLIVIFLLFALFKWFKGSISLRGKQLSLLGLIFVILFGLYKFEDYQSKNNKEKIYRNSASVIKKLSTKFKVNEDEIFINTPEITEHTVYKIRNKFYQIHWVDNSILVEEMTVPYVDEVKIVKE; encoded by the coding sequence ATGGAATTTTATAATTTTAATTATTTAGAAAACAAAAAACTTATAACCGATAAGTTTTTTCTGGTGATAATGGTTTTAATAGTTATATTTCTTTTATTTGCACTTTTTAAATGGTTTAAAGGTAGTATTTCGTTACGGGGAAAGCAGCTTAGTTTACTTGGATTAATCTTTGTAATTTTGTTTGGATTGTATAAATTTGAAGATTATCAGTCTAAAAATAATAAAGAAAAAATTTATCGAAATTCTGCAAGTGTCATAAAAAAATTGTCTACTAAATTTAAGGTCAATGAAGATGAAATTTTTATAAATACGCCTGAAATAACTGAGCATACAGTTTATAAAATAAGGAATAAATTTTACCAGATTCATTGGGTTGACAACAGCATTTTGGTTGAAGAAATGACAGTACCTTATGTTGATGAGGTAAAAATTGTAAAAGAATAA
- a CDS encoding YetF domain-containing protein — MDFIIPVAIKLTIGFIALVLFMNLNGRSQLAPMSTGDQIGNYVLGGIIGGVIYNPAITIIQFLIVLLIWGLLMTAIDFLKNSSTDVKNIIDGGIISLVKDGKLIPENFAKANLTIENFYTKLRMKGIIKILDIDEAFVESNGQLTIIQKDDENFARLLVSDGKVIEENLKHIGKDVEWLEEKLKEYNITDISDVFLVEYTSDDKLFIVKK, encoded by the coding sequence TTGGATTTTATAATTCCAGTTGCGATAAAACTTACGATTGGATTTATTGCATTAGTTTTATTTATGAATTTAAATGGGCGAAGCCAACTTGCTCCGATGTCAACTGGAGATCAAATTGGTAACTATGTACTTGGTGGAATTATCGGTGGTGTAATTTACAACCCTGCCATAACAATTATTCAATTCTTAATAGTTCTATTAATTTGGGGACTTTTAATGACAGCAATTGATTTTTTAAAAAATTCCAGTACAGATGTAAAGAATATAATTGATGGTGGAATTATTTCCTTAGTAAAAGATGGAAAATTAATTCCTGAAAATTTTGCAAAAGCAAATCTTACTATTGAAAATTTTTACACAAAATTGCGAATGAAAGGAATTATTAAAATATTAGACATTGATGAAGCCTTTGTCGAATCAAATGGTCAACTTACAATTATACAGAAGGATGATGAAAATTTTGCAAGACTTTTAGTTTCAGATGGAAAAGTTATTGAGGAAAATTTAAAACATATTGGAAAAGATGTCGAGTGGCTGGAAGAAAAGCTAAAAGAATACAATATCACAGATATAAGTGATGTTTTTTTGGTAGAATACACCAGTGATGATAAACTTTTTATTGTGAAAAAGTAA
- the mgtE gene encoding magnesium transporter, which yields MKKNIIQKFIDEKKYFEIRKYLNDLNIVEVSELLNQFESSELIMIFRLLSKNRAADVFSYLDSEHQEMIIKTMTDVETKNIFDELYFDDIVDIIEEMPSNVVKKILKNTDAKDRHTINLLLKYPENSAGSIMTTEYMDLKKNMTASSAISKIRNVVEDMANVYTCYVIDESRKLEGVVSLKELITSEDDEPIQNLMNKNVISVHTNDDQEKVAEIIKKYNLIVLPVIDNENRLLGIITIDDVMDVVEQEATEDFHRMAGISPVEESYLKTSAFTMARQRISWLIVLMISATFTGRIISKYEDVLQSVVILSSFIPMLMDTGGNAGAQSSTIVVRALALGEVNTKDTFKILKKEFLISFIVAIVLAAINFLRIITLTKTPLNVAITVSVTLIFVVIISKIIGAFLPVVAKAFKMDPAIMAGPLITTILDALTLTIYFRFATMFLSNVIK from the coding sequence ATGAAAAAAAACATTATTCAAAAATTTATAGATGAAAAAAAATATTTTGAAATTAGAAAGTATCTAAATGATTTAAATATCGTGGAAGTTTCAGAACTATTAAATCAGTTTGAATCTTCTGAATTGATAATGATTTTTAGGTTACTTTCCAAAAATAGGGCAGCTGATGTATTTTCGTATCTGGATAGTGAACATCAGGAAATGATTATTAAAACCATGACAGATGTGGAAACTAAAAATATATTTGATGAGCTTTATTTTGATGACATTGTCGATATTATCGAGGAAATGCCATCAAACGTGGTCAAAAAGATACTAAAGAATACCGACGCAAAAGATAGACACACAATAAATCTTTTGTTAAAATATCCTGAAAATTCAGCTGGAAGCATTATGACAACTGAATACATGGATTTGAAAAAGAATATGACAGCTTCTTCTGCAATTTCTAAAATTAGAAATGTTGTGGAAGATATGGCAAATGTCTACACTTGCTATGTGATTGATGAAAGTAGAAAGCTGGAAGGGGTAGTTTCTTTAAAAGAGCTTATTACAAGCGAGGACGATGAACCTATTCAAAATCTTATGAATAAAAATGTGATAAGTGTTCATACAAATGATGATCAGGAAAAAGTTGCAGAAATAATAAAAAAATATAATCTTATCGTACTTCCTGTGATAGATAATGAGAATAGACTTTTAGGAATTATCACAATTGATGATGTAATGGATGTTGTGGAACAGGAAGCGACAGAGGATTTTCATAGAATGGCTGGGATTTCGCCTGTGGAGGAGTCTTATTTAAAAACAAGCGCCTTTACAATGGCAAGACAAAGAATTAGCTGGTTAATTGTACTTATGATTTCTGCCACATTTACTGGAAGAATTATAAGTAAATATGAAGATGTGCTGCAGTCTGTAGTCATACTTTCGTCATTTATTCCTATGCTGATGGATACAGGGGGAAATGCAGGTGCACAGTCTTCGACAATTGTAGTCCGTGCTTTGGCATTGGGGGAAGTTAATACAAAAGATACTTTTAAAATATTAAAAAAAGAATTTCTTATTTCATTTATAGTAGCTATTGTTTTGGCGGCAATAAATTTTTTAAGAATTATAACTTTGACAAAGACACCTTTAAATGTTGCAATAACAGTTTCGGTAACTTTAATTTTTGTAGTTATAATTTCTAAAATAATAGGTGCTTTTTTACCAGTTGTCGCTAAAGCCTTTAAAATGGATCCGGCAATAATGGCAGGGCCTTTAATAACTACGATTTTAGATGCGCTTACTCTTACTATTTACTTTAGATTTGCAACTATGTTTTTAAGTAATGTTATAAAGTAA
- the mgtE gene encoding magnesium transporter — protein MKKIKRIIEDLLKEKKYFEIKKELDKLNAVEISDVINLFKLPELVIMIFRLLKKDKAADVFSYLDSEHQEMIIHASTDVETREIFDELYFDDIVDIIEEMPSDIVKKILKNTDRKDRHLINQLLKYPDNSAGSIMTTEYVDFQKNMTVQEAIGQLKKTGKDKENIYTCYVTDKNGKLEGVLSLKELISKKDNTVIENIMNTNFVSVNTNDDQEKVADLFKKYDFIVMPVVDHENRFLGIITVDDVLDVVDQEVTEDFHKMAGITSPTDDSYLKTSVFTMARQRIGWLAVLMISDTISGNIIQGYEKVLAKSIILTAFIPMLMSSGGNVGSQSSTVVIRSLALGEISPKDAFKVIKKEFSIGIMVSIVLAILNFIRLVTLEKTNFIIAFVVSLTLVFTVIVSKLVGALLPLGAKIVKADPAVMATPLITTISDAVTLIIYFNFATMFLKL, from the coding sequence ATGAAAAAGATAAAAAGAATAATTGAAGATCTTTTAAAAGAAAAAAAATATTTTGAAATAAAAAAAGAATTAGATAAATTAAATGCAGTTGAAATTTCAGATGTGATAAATTTATTTAAACTGCCAGAGCTTGTAATAATGATTTTTAGACTTTTAAAAAAGGATAAAGCAGCCGATGTATTTTCATATTTGGACAGCGAACATCAGGAAATGATTATTCACGCTTCAACTGATGTTGAAACACGGGAAATATTTGATGAACTGTATTTTGACGATATTGTCGACATTATCGAGGAAATGCCGTCGGATATTGTAAAAAAAATCTTGAAAAATACGGATAGAAAAGATAGACACTTGATAAATCAGCTTCTAAAATATCCAGATAATTCAGCTGGAAGCATTATGACGACTGAATATGTGGATTTTCAGAAAAATATGACAGTTCAAGAGGCGATAGGACAGCTGAAAAAAACTGGAAAAGACAAGGAAAATATTTATACTTGCTATGTTACGGACAAAAACGGGAAATTGGAAGGCGTGCTTTCACTAAAGGAATTGATTTCTAAAAAGGACAATACTGTAATTGAAAATATTATGAATACAAATTTCGTAAGTGTAAATACAAATGATGATCAGGAAAAAGTTGCAGATTTGTTTAAAAAGTATGATTTTATCGTTATGCCAGTTGTTGACCACGAAAATAGGTTTTTGGGAATAATTACGGTGGATGACGTTCTGGATGTTGTGGATCAGGAAGTTACGGAAGATTTTCATAAAATGGCAGGAATTACTTCGCCTACAGATGATTCCTATTTAAAGACAAGTGTCTTTACGATGGCAAGACAAAGAATCGGGTGGCTTGCAGTTCTTATGATTTCTGACACAATTTCAGGAAATATAATACAAGGCTATGAAAAAGTTTTGGCAAAGTCAATAATTTTAACGGCATTTATTCCAATGCTTATGTCAAGCGGAGGAAATGTTGGTTCACAATCTTCAACGGTTGTAATCCGTTCACTTGCACTTGGGGAAATTTCTCCAAAAGATGCCTTTAAAGTGATTAAAAAGGAATTTTCAATTGGAATAATGGTTTCAATAGTTTTGGCAATATTAAATTTTATAAGACTTGTAACACTTGAAAAAACTAATTTTATAATTGCTTTTGTCGTTTCATTGACACTTGTATTTACAGTAATAGTTTCAAAGCTGGTAGGAGCACTGCTTCCGCTTGGAGCAAAAATTGTGAAGGCTGATCCGGCGGTTATGGCAACACCTTTGATAACAACGATTTCAGATGCTGTAACACTTATAATTTATTTTAATTTTGCAACAATGTTTTTGAAACTTTAA
- the mreC gene encoding rod shape-determining protein MreC, producing the protein MKIGREFSDKKSTGRNILILIVVIIILFALKNRISSSFSFLDGITKEIDFRLVKVKSMLYTQTLKLKSRVQDISYIEEYVKNNKMRDFELQKNKVQNTELAYLKVENENLRRMLDMRQKNPAEFIAADVALVENINYSEKFFINKGQNQGIKLNLPVMYNGYLIGKISKVDAEYSEVTLLTSKNSKLSVTLNGTDLQILRGNGNGTFSIQNFNEGSVNEKTLFNIETSGVSDVFPKGIKVGVFKVKDLNAFKKIKEIRFKPEYDIFQIQNVMVYKWSRNDAIDNQIQNQLNLEKEQESNQSHD; encoded by the coding sequence ATGAAAATAGGTAGAGAATTTTCTGATAAAAAAAGTACTGGGAGGAATATTTTAATACTGATAGTCGTAATAATTATATTATTTGCACTAAAAAATAGAATTTCCAGTTCATTTTCATTTTTGGACGGAATTACTAAAGAAATAGATTTTAGGCTTGTAAAAGTGAAAAGTATGCTTTATACTCAGACATTAAAATTAAAATCCAGAGTACAAGATATCAGTTACATCGAAGAGTATGTAAAAAACAATAAAATGAGAGATTTTGAATTACAGAAAAATAAAGTTCAAAATACAGAATTAGCATATTTAAAGGTTGAAAATGAAAATTTGAGAAGAATGCTTGATATGCGTCAAAAAAATCCTGCTGAGTTTATAGCAGCCGATGTTGCGTTAGTGGAAAATATAAATTATTCAGAGAAGTTTTTTATCAACAAAGGTCAAAATCAGGGAATAAAATTAAATTTACCAGTTATGTACAACGGCTATTTAATCGGAAAAATCTCGAAAGTTGATGCGGAATATTCAGAAGTTACTCTTTTGACAAGCAAAAATTCAAAATTAAGTGTAACTTTGAATGGTACAGATTTACAGATTTTGCGTGGAAATGGAAATGGAACTTTTTCAATCCAAAACTTCAATGAAGGTTCAGTCAATGAAAAAACGTTATTTAACATAGAAACTTCAGGTGTGAGTGATGTTTTTCCAAAGGGGATAAAAGTTGGAGTATTTAAAGTAAAAGATTTAAATGCGTTTAAGAAAATAAAGGAAATCAGATTCAAGCCAGAGTATGATATTTTTCAAATTCAAAACGTGATGGTTTACAAATGGAGCAGAAACGATGCAATTGACAATCAAATTCAAAATCAGTTAAATTTGGAAAAAGAGCAGGAATCAAATCAATCTCACGATTAA
- the recO gene encoding DNA repair protein RecO → MKVFKINGIILKKKEYGENNLLVTIFSKEIGKILAMAYGITKSKKRNLAAYNPMNIVEFTISKKNNFYSIKEASIVKVFKNILKDIEKLEISLYILDSINKIYDESVENQIFFNKLSDILSYIDEIVNLKDGYKYYILMAFLHRIMVEHGIYGTSEVKSLLKKELFLEYKKILILSKNLNFQKKVEQHKDSLKKIVIIFEKYVNMQLQVELNMQKFILEGFYGKQKNC, encoded by the coding sequence ATGAAAGTTTTTAAAATAAATGGGATAATTTTAAAAAAGAAAGAATACGGAGAAAATAATTTATTAGTTACTATTTTTTCTAAGGAAATTGGTAAAATTTTGGCAATGGCATACGGAATAACTAAATCTAAAAAAAGAAATTTAGCTGCATATAATCCAATGAATATTGTCGAATTTACTATTTCAAAAAAAAATAACTTTTATTCGATAAAAGAAGCAAGCATAGTCAAAGTATTTAAGAATATTTTGAAAGATATTGAAAAATTGGAAATTTCGTTATATATTTTAGACAGTATAAATAAAATTTATGATGAGAGTGTTGAAAATCAGATATTTTTTAATAAATTGTCGGATATATTAAGCTACATAGATGAAATTGTTAATTTAAAAGATGGGTATAAGTACTATATTCTTATGGCATTTTTGCATAGAATTATGGTTGAACATGGAATCTATGGAACTAGCGAAGTTAAATCACTATTAAAAAAAGAATTATTTTTGGAGTACAAAAAAATATTGATTTTAAGTAAAAATTTAAATTTTCAGAAAAAAGTGGAACAGCATAAGGATAGTTTAAAAAAAATAGTCATTATTTTTGAAAAATATGTAAATATGCAATTGCAAGTAGAACTAAATATGCAAAAATTTATTTTGGAGGGATTTTATGGAAAGCAAAAAAATTGCTGA
- a CDS encoding PTS sugar transporter subunit IIA, protein MESKKIADYIQMDTICLDLKSNNKNSVIRELYENLKKCGLVKDEELALNDILKREEMGTTGIGKKIALPHAKTKSVDELIITFGISRDGIEYESLDEDKVNIFFMFLCPENQTQEYLRILARISRLIRETRFVDSLLSAKSNDEIVKIIREEEN, encoded by the coding sequence ATGGAAAGCAAAAAAATTGCTGATTATATTCAGATGGATACAATTTGTTTGGATCTAAAATCAAATAACAAAAATTCGGTGATAAGAGAGCTTTATGAAAATTTAAAAAAATGTGGTTTAGTAAAAGACGAAGAATTGGCGCTAAATGATATCTTAAAAAGAGAAGAAATGGGAACAACAGGAATCGGTAAAAAGATCGCTCTGCCTCATGCTAAAACTAAATCTGTCGACGAGTTAATAATAACTTTTGGAATTTCTAGAGATGGTATTGAATATGAGTCGCTTGACGAAGATAAAGTAAATATTTTCTTTATGTTTTTATGTCCGGAAAATCAAACTCAGGAGTATTTGAGAATACTTGCGAGAATTTCCAGGTTGATTAGAGAGACAAGATTTGTTGATTCTTTGCTAAGCGCAAAATCAAATGATGAGATTGTAAAAATAATAAGAGAAGAAGAAAATTAG
- the nrdR gene encoding transcriptional regulator NrdR, with amino-acid sequence MRCPFCGNANTKVVDSRAYFEGNSIKRRRECEKCGKRFTTHEKVAELALKVIKKSGEKQIYSREKVYNGIIRAFEKRYCDTEKIEEVIDRIEREILTEYSGEIKSNALGDKILSYLIDLDEIAYVRFASVYKKFDSLDSFIFEIEKIRNDKKNKK; translated from the coding sequence ATGAGATGTCCGTTTTGTGGAAATGCAAATACCAAAGTAGTTGACAGTCGTGCATATTTTGAAGGAAATTCAATCAAAAGACGAAGAGAATGCGAAAAATGTGGCAAAAGATTTACGACACACGAAAAAGTGGCAGAATTAGCTTTAAAAGTAATAAAAAAAAGTGGTGAAAAACAAATTTATTCCAGAGAAAAAGTCTATAACGGTATCATTCGTGCATTTGAAAAAAGATATTGCGACACTGAAAAAATAGAAGAAGTTATAGACAGAATTGAAAGAGAAATTTTGACTGAATATTCGGGTGAGATAAAATCAAATGCTTTAGGCGATAAAATACTTTCATATTTGATTGATTTGGATGAAATAGCATATGTTAGGTTTGCTTCTGTTTATAAAAAATTTGATAGTTTGGACAGTTTTATTTTTGAAATTGAAAAAATTAGAAATGACAAAAAAAATAAAAAATAA